The following is a genomic window from Bacteroidales bacterium.
ACAGCCGGTACAAAGGTCAGGATAGCAATCTGAACTAAGTATGATCAAAAACATAATAATTGAAATATTTTTTGCAGAAACGAAAATTGAATCTATATTTGCACTCTCTTTTTGGGGGTTTAGCTCAGCTGGTTCAGAGCATCTGCCTTACAAGCAGAGGGTCGGCGGTTCGAACCCGTCAACCCCCACAACACTTAAACCGGTCGCAAAGCGACTGGTTTTTATTTTTTAAGGACGTCGAAAAATGGTTCAACGGAGCGCCGCGGAGGCAACCCGGCAAAAGAATCAACCACCCCAGTGGAACTGTAAAATTCAAATTCAAAATCATTTCACCATTTGGGGTCACCCCTAATAAAAAGCTAATCTTTATACACAACTTTTTTGTTAAGTTCCTGCTGTGAGAAGGAGATCCCTCATTCCTCCAAACCTCCGCAAGCTCCGGTTTGTCGAAATTCGGGATGACAGGTTTTTTGAGGGGACATGGGAGGAAGGAAGAAACGGCGGTTTGCTCTTAGAAATTTGATTTTTGAATTTTCCCGGGGCAAACCGCCGTTTCTTCCTTCCTCATACCTCTCACCAAAAATGGTGTCATCCTGAATTCATCCTTCCTGATAATTTCTCAATATCCCACAATTAGAAAAGGATGAATGAAGGATCTCCTTATCTCTTTAAGCAATTGACTAGAATTGAGATATGATATGAGATTACCTTCAAAAGGAGGGGAAACCTTGTTTTCTTCGACATATCAGAGATTAGAAGTCAGAGAAATGTCGCCAGTTTACCGTTATAGGAAATCTGCTATTATTTTTTCTCCTTTATCACGACAGACGCCAGTATTGAGACAACAAGTATCGAAATTATAACTAACAGAGAGAGAACTATCGGAATCTCAAATTCAAAATATGCAGCCAGCATTTTTAATCCCACAAATGTGAGTACAAAAGCAAGCCCGACCTTAAGATACCTGAATAATCCCATTATTCCTGAAACAGCAAAATAGAGAGATCGCAGTCCCATTATTGCAAATATATTGGAAGTATAAACAATGAAACTATCCTTGCTGATAGCAAGTATTGCCGGTATACTGTCAACTGCAAAAATAAGATCGGATGATTCTATTACTAACAACACGAGGAAAAGTGGAGTCGCATATATTTTTTTGTTCTGCCTCACAAACAGCTTATTACCATGTATTGTATCAGTAACAGGAAGGAACTTTCTGAAAAACTTTACTATTGCATTCTTATCCGGATCCACAGCAGTCTCTTTCTGAAACAGCATGGCGATTCCGGAGTATACAAGGAAACCTCCGAAAATAATCACTATCCAATGGAACCTGTTTATCAGGGCTACTCCGGCAAAAATAAAAATACCCCTCATTATAAGCGCACCAAGTATGCCCCAGAAAAGTATCTTATGCTGATATTCTCCCTTTACCGCAAAATATGAGAATATCAGAATGAAAACAAAAATATTATCAACACTCAGAGAGTACTCAATTACATACCCTGTGAGAAACTCAAGTGCTTTGGTCTTCCCGAATTCGAATAAAACAAACAGATTAAATAAGAGGGCAAGGGAAATCCAGACTGCACTCCATATAAGTGCTTCTTTAACAGGGACTTTATGTGTTTTTTTATGAAAGACACCAAGGTCAAGTGCCAGCATAAAAAAAATGAAAAGATGAAACCCTATCCAGAAATAAATGCTTATGCCCATTATCGAATAAATATTAGGCTGCAAACTTAGGAAAATAATTTCTTATATCTTTATGACGGTTACCTCTGTGCAGTTTTATAATATCAAAGCTTATCAAAAATGAAAAAAAATCTTTTCCTGGCTGTAATAATTTGCATTTCTCTTTCTGCTGCCACAGCTTACTCTCAGAAAGGCAACAGTTCTGTTAATCAGATAACAGCAGCTGATCTTGAGAGTTATGTTACTTTCCTCGCTTCACCCCTGCTTAAAGGCAGAATGAACGGTGAAGAGGAACTGGATATAGCCGCTCAGTTTATTGCCTCACAGGCAAAACTTATTGGACTGAAACCGGGTAACGGAACTAGTTTTCTTCAGCCTTATTCAATCCATAAGACTACTATGGATCCTGAAAAGACGAGCATGAAAATAGTATCAAATGCTAAAGATACAATAGCAATCAACAAACCCTTTTATCAGCTTGTACCAACGGGA
Proteins encoded in this region:
- a CDS encoding TerC family protein is translated as MGISIYFWIGFHLFIFFMLALDLGVFHKKTHKVPVKEALIWSAVWISLALLFNLFVLFEFGKTKALEFLTGYVIEYSLSVDNIFVFILIFSYFAVKGEYQHKILFWGILGALIMRGIFIFAGVALINRFHWIVIIFGGFLVYSGIAMLFQKETAVDPDKNAIVKFFRKFLPVTDTIHGNKLFVRQNKKIYATPLFLVLLVIESSDLIFAVDSIPAILAISKDSFIVYTSNIFAIMGLRSLYFAVSGIMGLFRYLKVGLAFVLTFVGLKMLAAYFEFEIPIVLSLLVIISILVVSILASVVIKEKK